In bacterium, the genomic window GCCCTGGTAGTCGTAGGTCGCCTGCTGCTCGATGTACTTGCGCCAGTCGATCTCCTTGACCGTGGAGGTCGTGGGGATTTCCTCGGCGGGCGCCTCGTTTTCCGCGATGCTGTCGGGCAGCGAATCGTTGACCGCTCGCGCCTCCTCGGCCTCGTCGATTTCCTCGAGGAATGGGTTTTCGAGCATCTCCTGCTGCACGGTTTCCGTAAGCTCCAGGCGCGTGAGCTGGAGCATCTTGATGGCGAGCTGAAGCTGCGGCGTGATGACGAGCGATTGCGTCAGCTTTTGCGTCAGTCGGAGGTCTTGCGTCATGAGCCGTTTCGTTCCCGCCTAAAGCCGGAACTTCTCGCCGAGGTAGATTTCCCGGGCTTTTTTCGATGCCGCGATCGTCGCCGGGTCGCCCTCCTCGAGGGTTCGTCCTTCATGAATAATATAAGCGCGATCGCAAATGCCAAGCGTTTCGCGGACATTGTGATCGGTAATCAGAACTCCGATATCGCGCTCACGAAGTTGCGCGATGATCGACTGGATTTCGGCCACCGCGATGGGGTCGATGCCCGCGAACGGCTCGTCAAGCAGGATGAACCGGGGCCTGGTGACGAGCGCGCGGGTGATTTCCACGCGGCGCCGCTCGCCGCCCGACAGGGCGTATCCCATCGACGTGCGGATGTGCGTGATGGACAGATCCTCGAGAAGTTCGTCCAGGCGCGCGGATTCCTCGCGGCGCGAAAGCCCGAGCGTTTGCAGGATCGCGAGGATGTTGTCCTCGACCGAGAGTTTGCGGAACACGCTCGGTTCCTGCGCGAGGTACGAAAGCCCCTTTCGCGCCCGGCGATACATCGGCAGGCGCGTGAGGTCGTCGCCGTCGAGCATGACGGACCCGGCGTCCGGCTGGTAGAGGCCGACGATCATGTAGAAATTCGTCGTCTTGCCCGCGCCGTTCGGGCCGAGCAACCCGACGACCTCGCCCGTCCTGACCTTGATCGAAACGCCGTCCACGACCTTGCGCGTCCCGAAGGACTTCTCGAGTCCGGTCGTGACGAGTTCACTGGTCATCCGCGCTCCCGGAATCGGCCGGCGGGTCCGTCGGCGGCGGCTGCGTCCGCAGTTGCTCGGCGCGCGGCCGCGCGCGGTCGGGAAGCTCGTTTTTGACGTCGCGGGGAATCACCGTGATGCGCACGCGGCGATTCGGCGAGCCGATCACCTCCACGCGCTCGGTATCCAGGTGAATCACGATCCGGCTGCCCTCCAGCGCGTCCTCGCCGGAGACGAAATTCGGGCTTCCCGTCATGACGACGGTCTGCGTTTTCTGGTCAAAGACGATCTGGTCGCCGGTAAAACGCCGTTCGTTCTGCACCAGCACGACGCGCCCGGCGGCGGTGATCGACGCGACGGTGACGTCGCCGCCCGTCAGCGCCGACAGGCCGCCCGCGGCGCCTTCGGAAGGCGCGGACGCGGCGGCGGGTTTGCTCCGGTCGTAAACGATCGTGACCATGTCCGCGTTCATCATGACGTCGCCCTGGACGGCGACCACGTTGCCGATGAATCTCGCCGTCTGCGTCTTGTTATCGACCTCCAGGCGGTCCGACGCGAGGTTGATCGGTTTCGAGGCGTCAAATCCGAAGTTTTCGACGTTTTGCGCCCACGCGAGGCGGGGCGCAAGCGCGATCGCAAGGGACGGTACGATCACCAACAACAACGCGACCACACCGCGCCTCATGACGCCGCGTCCTTCTCGGCCGCGCCGGATGCGGCCTTCAGCTTTTCCATGTCCCAGATGACCGCCGTGACGCCGCCCTCGACCTCCACGATCTCGTCGCCGAGGTGCATGGTGAGGCTGCCGCCGCCGGCGGAAAGGCCCGGACCCTTCACGAAAACGCGTTCGGGCGCGCGGATCTCGTCGTCGGCATGGCCGTAGGTGACGCGGTCGGTTCGGAGCGTGTATCCGAGCGTCGAGACGGCGCGCACGCCGCCGTTGATTTCGACGTTCTGCGTATCGGTATGCATGACCGCGGCGGGGCCAGTGACGCGGACGTTGCCGTCCTTGCCGGTGTGGAAAACAGCCTCGACATCGTGAACGGTGACGAGTTCACCCGTCTGTCTGTATTCGCCCGACCGGGCTTTCAGCTCCCACACGACGCGATCGCCCTCCGTTCGCGTGTACGTAAATTCCTCGGCGCTGGCGTAGGCCCCTTCCTCGCTGGCCTTCTCCAGATCCACGACGTTTTTCGGACCGCGAATCTCGCGGCCAAGGCGGATCGCCAGCACGGCGAGAACCGCGCCGAGCGTCACCAGGATCCAGACTCGCCGTTTGCCGTTCAATCGATTTCACCCTAGCACTTCGCGTGCCAAACCGCCAGAAAAAACGCTCCCGTGGGGAATCGGGAATGCGGAATTCCAGATTTGCAATTCGCGTTTGACAGGCCTTCCCAATTCCGAATTCCCAATTCCTTTAAGGTATCGCGCACTTCCGGGCCCGCAGGGGGCTTGAAACGCCGCGAAACGCACCCCAACATGGCGCGCCGTGACCACAAAAATGCCTGTCGAAGACACCGGGCCCGGCGGGGCGCTCTGCGCGATTGCGTGGATCGTCGCCGCTATCGGCCTTTTGATGCGCCTTGCGATCGCGTTGACGCTGCCGATGTTCGAAAGCGATTCGATCGCGTTGTTCACCGCGGCGCGTGATTACCTTGACGGGCAACCGATGTCCATGGCGCACACCGTCGTCGTGGAGTTGTACGCGCGTCTGTGGCAGATCGCCGGGACGTCGCTTTTTGTCGCGCGGATTCCCGATCTGTTTGCCGGCGCGGCACTTGTTTTGCTCGCCGCGGATATCGCCACGCAGCGCGCGGGCAAGCTCGCCGGCGCCTTGGCCGCGATGCTCGCGTCGACAACGTCTCTTGCGGCGATCTTCGGTTCGATCGCCAAGCCATACGCGTTGCTGTCGTTTTTCATCCTCGCGGGAATCTGGGCGTGGGACCGCGCGGTGCGCGATGCGGACCGGCGCGTGGCGGTGTCGATCGTTTCGGGGCTCCTCTTGGGGCTTGCGTTCGGTTGCCACACGTTCGCGGCTTTTGGCGCGTTTCCGCTGGCGTGGTTTGGCGTCCGTTCCGTGGGGGGAAGCCTGGGCGCGAAGCGGCTTCGTCTTCCGACCCTGGTCGCCGGGCTTTCTTTCGGCGTGGTGGCCGGCGCGCTCATCGCGTGGCGGCTGCCGACGTTCGGCTGGTCGATCTTCAACGATTTTGTCTCGGACTGGCGCTTCGATATCGCAAAAATGGTGTGGTCCGCGCGATGGGAAGGGCTGACCAATATCTTTTCGATCTCGCCATTTCTTCTTGCGCCCGGCGTCGGCGCGTTTCTCGCCCGGCCGCGCGATAAACGCGAATGGCCGATCGGAACCTACCTTGCCCTTCTGATCGCCGCGAACGTCGTTTTGTACCTCGCCAATCCCGTCAATCATTTCCCGCGCGTGCTCATGCCGTCGATGGCGCCCGTTGCTGTGTTCGCGGGTATCGGGCTTGCCCATGCGGTGACGCGCCGCCCCTCGGCGTTCATCGCGTTTTTCGTGCAGGTGACGATCTCCGCGTTCATGATCGTCGTCGAGACGCGCTCGGGACGCCCGCTTGTCGCCGGGTTCGTGCATTTGGTGAAACCGCCGGCTGTCTTGCTGGCGATCGTCGCGTGCGCCTCGCTGGCGTACGCCGCCGCGCGTTTTGGCCGCAAGCGCGAGCGCGAGGGATTCGTCACACCGATCCAGCCGGTGATGCTGGCCGCGGCCGGCGTCGGCGCGCTCGTTTTCGCCGGCACGCACGCGCACGCGACGCTCGATCGGCAAGTCGCGTATTTTCAGGGGCGCCTTGCCGCGGTTCAGGCGTGCCAGACGGACAGCGGCACGGCCGGCGGCGGCGATGTCGCGCTTTTGCTTTTGGGTGGGGAGAACAACTACGCGTGGGTCACCGATCTGCCGGAGGCGAATCTCGCGGCGGCGTTCAGCAACGACGTGCTTTCCGGGCTGCAATCGGCGCGGGTGACGTGCGTTGTCGTGTCGTGGAAAGACCCGGAAGGCGAACAGGCAATGCTGGCCGAATTCGCGCGGTCGCGCGGGCTGGCGATGCTCGCAGAACGCAACGTCTTCCTGGAGCTCGAGGATACGCCGGTGGTACGCACGCTATACGCGAACGAGCACTTCGCCACCTACGCGCTGCCGCAATATGTTCCGGGCGACGGCCGAACCGCCGAGCGCCTGCGTGCATTTTCGCCGCCTATCCGCTCGCGCCTGTGGTCGATTCCGGACGGCGCATGAGGCTTCGGAGCGCGATCACGGATTTCGGAGGGATCGAAAGCACACTTGCCGCGCGGTGAATCTCGAGCGGTTCGTCGTCGCCGGGGAAATCTCCGGGCGCGATGCGCGATGTGTCGAAGACAAGCCGCCAGACACCGTCGTTCGGCGTTTCGGGCAGCGTCAGGTCCACGCGCGCGTCGCCCATGTTGACGAGCACGAGGTGATCGTCATCGTCGGGCCGATTCGGGCCGGTCGCGGCGCGGCCGTCGAGCAGGAAGCCGAGAAATCTCGCGTTGCCGTCTCGCCAGTCCGGTGACCGGCCGTTCGCCCCGATCCATCGGATGTCGAAATGCGTTTTCAGGGCGCCCTCGCCGTCGAAAAACGACGGCCGGCAAAAAGCGGCGTGACGCAGCCGGTAGTCGATCAGGCGACGCAAAAAACGGCCGGTTTCGTCCGGCGAGGGTCCGTTCCAGTCGAACCACGAAATCTCGTTATCCTGACAGTAGGCGTTGTTGTTGCCGCGTTGCGTGCGCCCGATTTCGTCCCCGCCGAGCACCATGGGAATCCCCTGCGACACGAAAAGCAGCGCGAGCAGATTCTTGCGCGCGCGCCCTCGCGCGGCGCGAATCGAGGCGTCGTCCGTCGGCCCTTCGGCGCCCCATCCGGAAGCGTGATTCTGGTTTTCGCCGTCGCGGTTGTCCTCGAGATTCGCCTCGTTGCGCTTTTGCTCATACGACGTGAGATCGGCGAGCGTGAAGCCGTCGTGCGCGGTGACATAGTTGACCGCGTGGCGCGGCGTGCGCGACTCGCCGAAAAGGTCCTCGCTGCCGCCGATGCGATACGCCAACTCGCCGACAAGGCCGCGTTCGCCGCGAACGATGCGTCGCGCCACGATTTTGTATCGTGAATTCCATTCGGCGTACGGCGGCGGAAATCCTCCGAGACGAAACCCGTTCGGCCCCAGATCCCAGGGCTCCACGATGAGCTTTTTCCCGCGCAGCACGGGGTCGTTTGCGATCTCAGTCAAAAGCGGCGCGGCCGGATCGAACTCGTCGGGGTTGCGGGCCAGCGTCACGGCGAGGTCGAAGCGAAATCCGTCGATGCGGAACGCCGTCGCGAAATGCCGCAGCGAATCGACGATCATGCGGCGCACCGCCGGATGCGCGACGTTGAGCATATTCCCGCAGCCGGTGACGTCGCGGTACGTGCGCAGGGATTTCGGATCGAGCGCGTAGTAAACGGAATTGTCGATGCCGCGAAACGCGAACGTCGGGCCGAGACGGTTGCCCTCGCACGTGTGGTTGTAAACGACATCGAGAATCACCTCGATGCCCGCGCGATGCAGCTCGCGCACGAGAGTCTTGAACTCGCGCACCGCGGCGCCGGGCGACGCATCCGCCGCGAATCGCTGATCCGGCGCGAAGTAGCCTAGCGTCGCGTAGCCCCAGTAATTCGTGAGGCCCTTCAACGCCAGATGGTGCTCGTGTCCCGTCTCGTGGATCGGCAAAAGCTCGACGGCGGTCACGCCCAGATCGCGCAGATGCCCGATCTTTTCGATGAAGCCAACGTAGGTTCCGGGCGTCGCCACGCCGGACGACGGATGCGCCGTGAAGCCCTTGAGGTGCGTTTCGTAGATGACCAGCCTCTCGGCCGGATGATCCGGCGGCGCGACGCCTTGCCAGTCGAAGGCGTGATCGACAACAACGCACTTGGGCGCGCGCGCATCGTTGGGGCGCATATCCGGCACAAACTTCTCGCCGTCGAGCGGGCGGCGGTAGTCGAAGTGCATTTCGCCTTCCCAGTCGTGCTTGCCGATGAACGCATCCGCGCATGGATCGGCGAGCAGCTTGTGTGGATTGAAACGAAGGCCCTTATCGACATCGTACGGCCCGCCGACGCGGTAGCCATACAACGCGCCCGGGCCGACCTCCGGCACGAACGCGCGCCAGATATGATCGTCGCCGCGAGAAAGCGGAAGGCGGCGGCGGGGTTCGGCGCTGTCGGCGCGATTGAACAGGCACAGCTCCACGCGTTGCGCATTTTCGGAGCGCAGCGCGAAATGCGTGCCGCCGTCTTCCGGCGACGCGCCGAGCCGGTCGCGATCCGTCACCATTTGCGGGGCCGGCGCGACTCGCGAAAGGGAAGATCGGCAAGGAACGCGAGAATGCGTTCGCCGCGCGTCTTCCACGTGTAGGTCGTCGCCTGATGAAGCGCCGCCAGATGTTTGCGGCGGAACATCGCGTCGTCATCGAAAGAGGCGATGAGCCCGGCCACGAGCGCGTCCTCGTCGCCCGCGGGAAAAAATATGGCGGCGGACTCGTCGGCGAAGATCTCGCGAAACACCGGCAGGTCGGGCACGACGGGGATGACGCCCGCGGCGAGGTAGTCAAACACCTTCATCGGGCTTGAGACGTAGCGGTTGAAAAAGACGTCCACGAACGGCACGGCGCCCACGCGGCAACTCGCCAGGCGCTCGGGCAGTTCGCCGGGCGGCACAAACCCCTCGAAGATGACGCGCGATCCGACGCCGAGGTTTCGCGCCGCCTCGGCGAGCGGCGCGACGCGTTCGCCCTGGCCAAAGATCTTCAGGCGCGTGTCGCCCGGCATGCGCGCGAGCGCGCGGATGATGGAGATGACGCCCTTGTGCGCATCGAGCGCGCCGACGTAGGCGATGTCGCGCCGGCTGTGCGATCCCTCCGGATCGGCGAGCGCGCGCGCGGCGGTGCCCGCGGCGAGCACGCGCCCGGAGACGGGCCGCGTTTTTTGCAGGAGATCCGCGAGTCCCTGCGTCAGGGTGATGACGCCGTCGGCGCGCTCGACGACGTATTTCTCAAGCGGAACGCGCCTGCGATGACGCGCAATCTTCGCCGCGGGGAAAAACGCCTGATCGCGCGCGTCCTCGGAAAAGCCGTAGACGTTGTGCATCTCGTACACGACAAGGCCCGGATAGCGATCGCGCACGAGGCGCGCGGCGACCTTGAGATCGCGGCAGATCACCGCGCCGGCGTGGGAGCGCTCGGCTATTTTCGACGCGCGCTTTCTCCACGGCGCGCCCCAACTCGGGCGAAACGGGCCGATCTCAAGTCGCGTCGCGAGGGGATGGCGCATCGACAGTCCCGGGTGCCCGGCCAGCCCCAACCACGCCAGCACGTGCAGATCGACGTCATCCCCCTTGGGTACGATCAGAACGCACTTCGCCCCCGCCTCGGCGATGCCGCGCGCGGTATTGGCGACAAACGCCGAACCGGCCTCGCGCGTTCCGAAGGGCTGCGTGTGGATGTAGGCGACCGTTTCGATTGGCATGGCGACCCGAAATAAGGCGGAGAACGTAGTCAATTTGGAAACGAATGCCAACGGATCGGGAACGCCGAACCCCAACTTCGCGAGCCGCCGGCTCGTGTCGATGTGGCGAAGATATAGTCCGAAGCACACCTTCGGTGCGCGTGTTAATAAGCAGGTGAGGACACCTGCGGTCCCGGGGTGTCGCCCCGCGGTGTCGCGCGCCGGTGTGGTCTTTGGAGGCGGTTCGACTCGCGAGCGACGTTTCGCGTCCGAACAATCCGGGCGGTTAATCGCCGGACGCGCCGGGATGACCAATTAACCAAATCACCGAGTCATGAGCCTCACGGTCGGCTGACTAACGAACACAGCGCACGTGGAGGCCGTCGCCGCGGCCGCCGCTGTCGACGCCGGCGTCGTCGAAATAGACGAACCACATGTAGCCGTCTTCGTCCGCGACCTGCGAAGACGACCAATACCAATCGATATCGCCAGACATTCCATTTGGCCAGTAAGCCCCGTCCGATCCCGGGCCTTCCAGATATTCGCAACCCCTGCAGGCATTGCTCGAACAGTCTGAATCCGTGCAGGCATCGGTTACGGCACAGAAACCGACTCCCGGTTCGGTCGCGTCGCAGCCGCGAACCAGGGAACGCAGTTCGCTGATGGTCGGCAAACGCCAGTCGTCATGGCCGTCAAGGTCCAGGTTCTCGCAATACTCGATGGCTTCCTCCCAGTTCAACGATTTGCCCAACGGCGGGTCCTGCCAGGTTAGACCGGACGAAGAATCCGTCCACGTGCCGCCGGTGGCATCATCATCGTCGTCGTCAT contains:
- the lptB gene encoding LPS export ABC transporter ATP-binding protein, whose translation is MTSELVTTGLEKSFGTRKVVDGVSIKVRTGEVVGLLGPNGAGKTTNFYMIVGLYQPDAGSVMLDGDDLTRLPMYRRARKGLSYLAQEPSVFRKLSVEDNILAILQTLGLSRREESARLDELLEDLSITHIRTSMGYALSGGERRRVEITRALVTRPRFILLDEPFAGIDPIAVAEIQSIIAQLRERDIGVLITDHNVRETLGICDRAYIIHEGRTLEEGDPATIAASKKAREIYLGEKFRL
- the lptC gene encoding LPS export ABC transporter periplasmic protein LptC, which translates into the protein MNGKRRVWILVTLGAVLAVLAIRLGREIRGPKNVVDLEKASEEGAYASAEEFTYTRTEGDRVVWELKARSGEYRQTGELVTVHDVEAVFHTGKDGNVRVTGPAAVMHTDTQNVEINGGVRAVSTLGYTLRTDRVTYGHADDEIRAPERVFVKGPGLSAGGGSLTMHLGDEIVEVEGGVTAVIWDMEKLKAASGAAEKDAAS
- a CDS encoding glycosyltransferase family 39 protein, whose translation is MPVEDTGPGGALCAIAWIVAAIGLLMRLAIALTLPMFESDSIALFTAARDYLDGQPMSMAHTVVVELYARLWQIAGTSLFVARIPDLFAGAALVLLAADIATQRAGKLAGALAAMLASTTSLAAIFGSIAKPYALLSFFILAGIWAWDRAVRDADRRVAVSIVSGLLLGLAFGCHTFAAFGAFPLAWFGVRSVGGSLGAKRLRLPTLVAGLSFGVVAGALIAWRLPTFGWSIFNDFVSDWRFDIAKMVWSARWEGLTNIFSISPFLLAPGVGAFLARPRDKREWPIGTYLALLIAANVVLYLANPVNHFPRVLMPSMAPVAVFAGIGLAHAVTRRPSAFIAFFVQVTISAFMIVVETRSGRPLVAGFVHLVKPPAVLLAIVACASLAYAAARFGRKREREGFVTPIQPVMLAAAGVGALVFAGTHAHATLDRQVAYFQGRLAAVQACQTDSGTAGGGDVALLLLGGENNYAWVTDLPEANLAAAFSNDVLSGLQSARVTCVVVSWKDPEGEQAMLAEFARSRGLAMLAERNVFLELEDTPVVRTLYANEHFATYALPQYVPGDGRTAERLRAFSPPIRSRLWSIPDGA
- the glgX gene encoding glycogen debranching protein GlgX — protein: MVTDRDRLGASPEDGGTHFALRSENAQRVELCLFNRADSAEPRRRLPLSRGDDHIWRAFVPEVGPGALYGYRVGGPYDVDKGLRFNPHKLLADPCADAFIGKHDWEGEMHFDYRRPLDGEKFVPDMRPNDARAPKCVVVDHAFDWQGVAPPDHPAERLVIYETHLKGFTAHPSSGVATPGTYVGFIEKIGHLRDLGVTAVELLPIHETGHEHHLALKGLTNYWGYATLGYFAPDQRFAADASPGAAVREFKTLVRELHRAGIEVILDVVYNHTCEGNRLGPTFAFRGIDNSVYYALDPKSLRTYRDVTGCGNMLNVAHPAVRRMIVDSLRHFATAFRIDGFRFDLAVTLARNPDEFDPAAPLLTEIANDPVLRGKKLIVEPWDLGPNGFRLGGFPPPYAEWNSRYKIVARRIVRGERGLVGELAYRIGGSEDLFGESRTPRHAVNYVTAHDGFTLADLTSYEQKRNEANLEDNRDGENQNHASGWGAEGPTDDASIRAARGRARKNLLALLFVSQGIPMVLGGDEIGRTQRGNNNAYCQDNEISWFDWNGPSPDETGRFLRRLIDYRLRHAAFCRPSFFDGEGALKTHFDIRWIGANGRSPDWRDGNARFLGFLLDGRAATGPNRPDDDDHLVLVNMGDARVDLTLPETPNDGVWRLVFDTSRIAPGDFPGDDEPLEIHRAASVLSIPPKSVIALRSLMRRPESTTGASG
- a CDS encoding glycosyltransferase; translation: MPIETVAYIHTQPFGTREAGSAFVANTARGIAEAGAKCVLIVPKGDDVDLHVLAWLGLAGHPGLSMRHPLATRLEIGPFRPSWGAPWRKRASKIAERSHAGAVICRDLKVAARLVRDRYPGLVVYEMHNVYGFSEDARDQAFFPAAKIARHRRRVPLEKYVVERADGVITLTQGLADLLQKTRPVSGRVLAAGTAARALADPEGSHSRRDIAYVGALDAHKGVISIIRALARMPGDTRLKIFGQGERVAPLAEAARNLGVGSRVIFEGFVPPGELPERLASCRVGAVPFVDVFFNRYVSSPMKVFDYLAAGVIPVVPDLPVFREIFADESAAIFFPAGDEDALVAGLIASFDDDAMFRRKHLAALHQATTYTWKTRGERILAFLADLPFRESRRPRKW
- a CDS encoding DUF1566 domain-containing protein yields the protein MKKFRLSMVLAVLFLGFGFQVSCSCGDDDDDDDDATGGTWTDSSSGLTWQDPPLGKSLNWEEAIEYCENLDLDGHDDWRLPTISELRSLVRGCDATEPGVGFCAVTDACTDSDCSSNACRGCEYLEGPGSDGAYWPNGMSGDIDWYWSSSQVADEDGYMWFVYFDDAGVDSGGRGDGLHVRCVR